From Sphingobium sp. B2D3C:
TCAGCCTGAAATCACATTGGGTGTGGCGCCGGGCATGGGCGGATCGCAGCGGCTCACCCGCGCGGTCGGCAAGGCCAAGGCGATGGACCTGTGTCTGACCGGCCGCCGCATGGATGCAGAGGAAGCCGAGCGGGCTGGCCTCGTCGCGCGCATCGTGCCGGCCGACGATCTGCTCGACGAAGCGCTGAAGGCGGCCGAGGCGGTCGCCGCCATGCCGCCGTTGGCCGTCATGGCCAACAAGGAGCTGGTCAACCTCGCGTTCGAAACCACACTCACCCAGGGTCTGGTCAGCGAGCGGCGCATCTTCCAGCTTCTCGCATCCACCGAAGACAAGGCGGAGGGCATGGCAGCCTTTGTGGAAAAGCGCCGGCCGGAATGGACCGGGCGTTAAGCACTGCTACAGTGCTCTGTGCCGATGAGGCACGGCACAACGGGTCGCCGGAAATAATAACAACTTTAAAGATTTGGAGACGTTTCACCCTCTAGATGAAGCGCTCACGGCGAGCGGCGCGGCTTGATGAGACGAGCCCTCCGTGGTTGACCGAAATAAGATGTGAGATGTGACGGTGGGTAACATCAAAGGCCGAGGCAGCCCCCTGCGTCATCACCCCGAAGCGGTTGAAATTGACCTGATTCGTGGCCTCTTTCATGCCTTCGCGCCGGCGCTGGTCATGACGATCAGCTTTCTGTCTGCGGGGCTAGTGATCCTGAACCGCACCGGGGACAGCATCCTGCTCGTCCTGCTGATCCTGGGCGCGGTTGCGTCCGTTGCCCGCCTCGTGTCCGCGCATCTGATCGCACCGGTCATCCATGCCGAAGGGGTGACGATCGAACAGGCGAGATATCTCGAGCGGCTCTTTGCGATTCCCTATCTCTGCTTTTCCCTTGTGCTTGGCCTGTTCGGCTTTCGCCTGCTCCAGCTCCCCTCCGCGGACACCCATATGGTGGCTGCGGCCCTTTCGCTCAGCTATTGCGCCGGCGTCGCTGTCGGCATGGGATCGCGGATGTGGATCGCCGTGCCGAGCATGATCTTGGCGCTCGGGCCAGTCATCGCCGCGATGCTGCTGCAACCCGACTTTCTCTATAAGCTCAGCGGCGCCGTGATGGCGGCGATCCTGCTGAGCGGCATCCAGAGCCTGCGCGGCAAGCAGAACCGCTCGGCGGACGACATTGCGCTGCGCATCGCCTTTTCGCACCTCGCCCGCAAGGATGCGCTGACCGCCCTCCCCAACCGCATCGCGCTGCGCGAGTGGTGGGAGCAGGTGGTCGCCTCCGGGGCGGAGAACAAGCTGATCGCGGTCCATTATCTCGACCTCAACGACTTCAAGCCCGTCAACGATCGCCATGGCCACCCGGTCGGCGATGCCCTGCTCGCCGCCGCCGGCAAGCGCATCGCGCGGACGATAAGGGACAGCGACATCGTCGCGCGCTTGGGCGGGGACGAATTTGCGGTCATCCAGTATGACATCGTGAACGCCGACGACGCCGCCCAGCTCGCCGCCCGCATCCGGGAGGCGATCACCCAGCCGTTCAGCATCGGCGCGCTAACCCTCAGGATCTCGACCGGCCACGGCTTCGTAGTGTCGCGCGGCCGGGACGAAGCGCTCGAAGACCTGCTCGCCCTTGCCGACAAGGCGCTCTACACCAGCAAGCAGGGCGGCGAGATTTCCCAATATGAGGCCGTCGAGACGATCACCCGCCGCGTCGCCTGATCAGCACGTCCACCTCCGCCCCGCCCGGTAGCCACTTGGGTCAACA
This genomic window contains:
- a CDS encoding GGDEF domain-containing protein, giving the protein MTISFLSAGLVILNRTGDSILLVLLILGAVASVARLVSAHLIAPVIHAEGVTIEQARYLERLFAIPYLCFSLVLGLFGFRLLQLPSADTHMVAAALSLSYCAGVAVGMGSRMWIAVPSMILALGPVIAAMLLQPDFLYKLSGAVMAAILLSGIQSLRGKQNRSADDIALRIAFSHLARKDALTALPNRIALREWWEQVVASGAENKLIAVHYLDLNDFKPVNDRHGHPVGDALLAAAGKRIARTIRDSDIVARLGGDEFAVIQYDIVNADDAAQLAARIREAITQPFSIGALTLRISTGHGFVVSRGRDEALEDLLALADKALYTSKQGGEISQYEAVETITRRVA
- a CDS encoding enoyl-CoA hydratase-related protein, which produces MSYETVLVEQRGAVTLVMLNRPQALNALNSQVLADLIAVFEGYDADDAQRCLVLTGSEKAFAAGADIKEMADKTGADMYRAEMFAQWTSRIAATRKPWIAAVAGFALGGGCELAMMADFIIAADTAKFGQPEITLGVAPGMGGSQRLTRAVGKAKAMDLCLTGRRMDAEEAERAGLVARIVPADDLLDEALKAAEAVAAMPPLAVMANKELVNLAFETTLTQGLVSERRIFQLLASTEDKAEGMAAFVEKRRPEWTGR